One window of Bacteroides sp. AN502(2024) genomic DNA carries:
- a CDS encoding transposase, giving the protein MEKYPITARSLERYYHIDGDQFERQYKEYLSDYRMWDQLSHAANWLLFSENLGPYLSIDETSLSNGELYTIIINREAHGGKGAIVAIVKGTKADDVIAVLEQIPEEALRMVREVTLDLSESMRKIVRRCFTSAIRVIDRFHIQKLACDAVQEIRIGHRWEAIQEETDVRQEAKGLKKKYTPFTFENGDTRKELLARSRYLLFKSAEKWTEAQKLRATVLFREYPDIKRAYSLSHSLRMIFNKRSIKAGARTNLAKWYQEVEQSGFDSFNTIAATLYDRSEQILNFYINRASNAAAESFNAKVKQFRAQLRGVIDIPFFLYRLTKIYA; this is encoded by the coding sequence TTGGAGAAATACCCGATTACGGCCCGCTCTCTTGAACGTTATTATCATATTGACGGTGATCAGTTTGAGCGGCAATATAAAGAGTATCTAAGTGACTACCGCATGTGGGATCAACTGTCCCATGCCGCAAACTGGCTGCTGTTTTCCGAGAACCTGGGACCGTACTTGAGTATTGATGAAACTTCCCTTTCTAATGGTGAGTTATATACTATAATCATCAACAGAGAGGCACACGGTGGTAAAGGTGCTATCGTGGCTATTGTCAAGGGTACCAAGGCTGACGATGTCATAGCTGTGCTAGAACAAATCCCTGAAGAAGCACTTCGGATGGTGCGGGAGGTCACTCTTGATTTGTCAGAAAGTATGCGCAAGATCGTTCGCAGATGTTTCACCTCGGCTATCCGTGTGATAGATCGCTTCCATATTCAAAAGCTGGCGTGTGATGCTGTACAGGAAATTAGAATCGGACACCGTTGGGAAGCTATACAAGAAGAGACTGATGTCAGGCAGGAAGCTAAAGGTCTGAAAAAGAAATATACCCCTTTTACCTTTGAGAATGGTGATACACGCAAGGAATTATTGGCAAGGAGCCGGTATCTGCTTTTCAAATCTGCTGAAAAATGGACTGAAGCACAGAAGCTCAGAGCTACAGTCTTATTCAGAGAATATCCGGATATTAAACGGGCATATTCACTTAGTCATTCTTTAAGAATGATTTTTAATAAACGATCGATAAAGGCAGGAGCAAGAACCAATTTAGCGAAGTGGTATCAAGAAGTAGAACAATCTGGATTTGACTCGTTTAACACAATAGCTGCTACATTATATGACAGAAGTGAGCAGATACTAAACTTCTATATTAATAGGGCATCAAATGCTGCTGCAGAATCATTTAATGCGAAAGTTAAACAGTTCAGAGCACAACTTAGAGGGGTTATAGACATACCCTTTTTCTTGTATAGACTAACTAAAATTTATGCATAA
- a CDS encoding IS4 family transposase, whose product MANITLFAQVISHLPKENIRKIIKSSGSDKHCKGYNTWSQFVSMIFSQFSGCDSVRDISNGLKSATGNLNHLGINRAPSKSTVAYQNANRDSSVFRGIFYSLFQYFGQQALWQRRKFRFKMPIKLLDSTLVSLTLSIYDWAHYTTTKGAVKMHTLLDYDSLLPEFVNITDGKTTDNKAAFDIELHPYSIVVADRGYCDYSLLNNWDSSNVFFVVRHKDNIRYKAIEELPLPEKHAQNVLIDEIIEFELSAAKSKYPKRLRRIAVWNDEHGFEIELLTNNFTLAASSIAALYKARWNIEIFFRNLKQLLRIKSFIGTSRNAVETQIWTAMTTMLILTWLKHIARYKWALANLVVTLRLNTFTKIDLQKWLDQPFTPPPETIEND is encoded by the coding sequence ATGGCAAATATAACACTTTTCGCACAGGTAATATCACATCTCCCGAAAGAAAATATCAGGAAAATCATAAAATCTTCGGGGTCAGACAAGCATTGCAAGGGCTACAATACATGGAGTCAGTTTGTTAGCATGATTTTCAGCCAATTCTCAGGATGTGATTCAGTCAGAGATATCTCAAACGGGCTGAAATCAGCCACCGGCAACCTCAATCATTTGGGAATCAACCGTGCACCATCCAAGTCAACGGTAGCATATCAGAACGCCAACCGAGACAGTTCGGTTTTTCGCGGCATATTCTACTCGTTGTTTCAGTATTTCGGACAGCAAGCCCTATGGCAACGAAGAAAGTTCCGTTTCAAGATGCCGATAAAACTGCTCGACTCCACATTGGTGTCATTGACTCTGTCAATATATGACTGGGCACATTACACTACCACCAAGGGGGCGGTCAAGATGCACACGCTATTGGACTATGACAGTCTTTTGCCGGAGTTCGTGAATATCACCGATGGCAAAACCACCGACAACAAAGCTGCTTTTGATATTGAGTTACATCCGTATAGTATTGTAGTAGCCGACCGAGGCTACTGTGACTACTCATTGCTGAATAATTGGGACAGCAGCAACGTGTTCTTTGTAGTGCGTCATAAAGACAATATCCGGTACAAAGCCATAGAGGAGTTGCCTTTGCCTGAAAAACACGCTCAGAATGTACTTATTGACGAAATAATCGAGTTCGAACTCTCGGCGGCCAAATCCAAATATCCCAAACGTTTACGTCGCATCGCAGTATGGAACGATGAACACGGTTTTGAAATTGAGTTACTCACAAACAACTTCACATTGGCAGCATCAAGCATAGCGGCTCTGTACAAGGCTCGGTGGAACATAGAAATCTTCTTTCGCAACCTCAAGCAACTGCTACGCATCAAGAGCTTTATCGGCACATCCCGCAATGCCGTAGAGACCCAAATATGGACTGCTATGACTACAATGCTGATTCTGACATGGCTAAAGCACATCGCAAGATACAAATGGGCATTGGCTAACCTTGTGGTCACGCTCCGGCTGAACACATTTACCAAAATCGACCTCCAAAAATGGCTTGATCAACCATTTACACCACCTCCCGAAACCATCGAAAACGATTAG
- a CDS encoding transposase — protein MAKIQKISEIHPTLGFTEFDILEKYRKSFHESELGRLHSVFPFDRMAKAAGLSEQRLGRRNIFSPSAKIALMVLKAYTGFSDRKLVEHLNGNIHYQMFCGIMIPPSLPITNFKIVSAIRNEIASRLDIDSFQEILASHWKPYLDNLHVCMTDATCYESHMRFPTDMKLLWESIEWLYSHICRHCRDLGIRRPRNKYRNVAESYLSYCKKRKRRASRTRMLKRRMIKLLEKLLSQRDGLHSEYGALLRYTQDYHKRLSIIRKVLVQEKEMFEGRKVSDRIISIDRHYVRPIVRGKETKSVEFGAKVNNIQIDGISFIEHLSFKAFNEGIRLKDCIRMQQKLMNVRVRCVAADSIYANNANRKFCTKYGISTSFVRKGREGKDEPLRKLLRSELSKERATRLEGSFGTQKQHYSLARIKARNKKTEILWIFFGIHTANAILVIDKIRNRTGKAA, from the coding sequence ATGGCTAAGATACAAAAAATTTCAGAAATCCACCCAACTTTGGGCTTTACAGAATTTGATATTCTGGAAAAATACCGCAAGAGTTTTCATGAGAGTGAGCTTGGCAGGCTTCATTCGGTCTTTCCATTTGATCGTATGGCAAAAGCCGCAGGCCTGTCTGAACAACGTTTGGGCCGCAGGAACATATTCAGTCCTTCCGCAAAGATCGCCCTTATGGTCCTGAAGGCATACACCGGATTCTCCGACAGGAAACTGGTGGAACATCTGAACGGGAACATACACTACCAGATGTTCTGTGGCATCATGATCCCCCCGTCCCTTCCCATAACCAACTTCAAGATAGTCAGTGCCATCCGTAATGAGATAGCATCCCGCCTTGACATTGATTCCTTCCAGGAGATCCTGGCTTCACACTGGAAACCTTATCTTGATAACCTTCACGTCTGCATGACCGATGCCACATGCTATGAGAGCCACATGCGTTTTCCTACGGACATGAAACTCCTTTGGGAAAGCATCGAATGGCTCTACAGTCATATATGCCGGCATTGCAGGGATCTGGGCATAAGGCGTCCGCGCAACAAATACAGGAATGTGGCGGAATCCTATCTGTCCTACTGCAAGAAAAGAAAGAGGAGAGCTTCAAGGACAAGAATGCTTAAGCGCCGTATGATCAAGCTTCTTGAAAAGCTCCTCAGTCAAAGGGATGGGCTCCATAGCGAGTACGGTGCTTTACTCCGATATACACAGGATTACCATAAGCGTCTTTCCATCATCAGAAAGGTGCTTGTACAGGAAAAGGAAATGTTTGAAGGGCGAAAAGTCAGTGACCGCATCATCAGCATCGACCGTCATTATGTACGTCCCATCGTCAGAGGCAAGGAAACCAAGTCCGTCGAGTTCGGTGCAAAGGTCAATAATATACAGATAGACGGCATATCGTTCATCGAACACCTCTCGTTCAAGGCTTTCAATGAGGGGATACGCTTGAAGGACTGTATCCGTATGCAGCAGAAGCTGATGAATGTAAGGGTAAGATGTGTGGCTGCCGATTCCATATATGCCAATAATGCCAACAGAAAGTTCTGTACTAAATATGGGATATCCACATCCTTTGTGCGCAAGGGAAGGGAGGGCAAAGATGAGCCTTTGAGGAAGCTGCTTAGAAGCGAACTCTCAAAAGAAAGGGCCACACGGCTTGAAGGAAGCTTCGGCACTCAAAAGCAACATTACTCGCTCGCAAGGATAAAGGCAAGGAACAAGAAGACGGAAATCCTGTGGATTTTCTTCGGAATACATACAGCAAATGCCATACTGGTGATTGACAAGATCAGGAACAGAACGGGGAAAGCTGCATGA